GAGATAATGTATGTGGAGCCCTGAGCATAAGTGCCGGCGTGGCCAGCGTTAGCTGGCTGAGCTGCTGGGTACTGGGGGTTTCCTAAGCAGCCGTCCACGGGAGTTCGGGCGGGGAGTGTCCTGAGCTGGGGGACAGGCCAGGAAAGGAAACGGACAGCGCTTGTACCTGCAAAAGGGTCACCCCAGCGGGCCCGGGCCTGCTCACAAGCTGGTGGGGTCTGGGAACCTGGATGGCAGAAGGGCTCCCCCATTCGCCGCTCACAAGCCTCACTGTTTGTTGAGCTGCACACCTGCTTCCTCTGGGAGCCTGGAGGGTGCCACGTGCTGGGCAGAGGGCGCCCCATCACAACCCCGGGGCGTCTCTAACCAGCTCCCCTGGTTGGAATGTTGCCCCTGCTCCGCCCCCAACCCCAGACCCCGCCTGAAGGGGCAAAGCAAGACACGAATGGCCTAAACGTAAAAGGTCCGGCTTCCTTCTTCTCGGGGTGACAAGCAGCCCTGCCTCTGCACCCCACCTTCGATCCCGTCCTCAAATGCTCCTCACACTCGCCCTCTCCGTGAGGCTGGCATCGGTCCCGTCGCCTGATCTGGGAACTTCTCCCGCTGCCACAGCACAAGCACGGGCAGCGTCAGCTCCTGGTTCTGAATGGCTCCCCCGCCATCGCCATCGGTTGGGCTCTTGGAGGGGAAATCTGCGAGCACAGCTGAGTGAGTGACCAGATCAAAGCACCGCCTCTCCCTCACACTGCAGGATGGGCGAGGCGCTGCGAGGACCAGGCGCTGCGGGGACCAGGTGCAGGGGCGCGGGGGGCAGCTCCGAGCCCGGACCCCAGGCTGGAGGTGGGCCTGCCCATGGACTTCAACTCTTAACGCAAAACCCACGGTGACAGCAAATGGCCTGCAATAAAACTGACCCCAGCAAAGCCCGTGTCTGGGGGCCACTGTTTcggctggatttttttttaaagttaggtcAGGTAAACATATCCATTAGGAATTAGGCGGGAAAAGACAGGGCCACCCAACTTTTAAAGTACTTGGACCGTCCTGGCGGCTcttgcctcccttcccccgctctcagccccccaccccgctgcatcccctaccatcaccaccaccaccccgacCCCCGGGTCTGCTGCGTGCTCTGACCCGAGGGCCAGGCTGTCCTCCGTTGGCCCAGCCACTGTTCTGTCGCAGAATGAGCAAAACTGAGGGGAAATAATGGTGTCTGGTCGGCTCCCTGACAATCTGGCCCCCCATCTGTGGGCCTGCAGGCGGCTTTCAAATTGTTTGCAAAGATCAAGGAAACTTGGCTGGTGGTCGGAACCGGAGCACGGTGCACCGTCGGGAAGCCCCGCTCTCAGTCCTGTCTGTTCTGTGGCAGCTCCCACCACGACAAGTGTTTCTAAGAAGCCACGTGTGACCTGAACCCAGGGGTGGAGGGGACGGCCAGCAGCGGTCGGCGCGCTGTTTGCCGAgcccccgggccaggctgggcgcTGAcgccaggtcagggcacgtagGACACAGAGTTTTGGCCTTATTTTTCCCAGATGCTGCCACGCACCATTTCCCCCACCGATGTCACCGATAGAAAACACAATCTGAACTGTTTCTGCAGCTGGGGACACGAAATGGATGGCATTGAATGCTCCACGACAGAGCTcggcgagtgtgtgtgtgtgtgtgtgtgaatgtgagtgtgtgtgagtgtgcgcatGTGGGAGTGTGTGAACAGAAAGGCCCGTGCTCAGTGAATGAAGGGGCCCCTTCCTCCACTCCTATCATTTGCCAATTTAAGGAAATCCTGTCCGGGGTGTCTGCCCGGTTCTGGGGTTCCTGCCCGGCTCTGGGGTGTCTGCCCGGCTCTGGGGTTCCTGCCCGGCTCTGGGGTGTCTGCCCGGCTCTGGGGTGTCGGCCCGGCTTGGGGTGTCAGCCCGGCTTGGGGTGTCGGCCCGGCTTGGGGTGTCAGCCCGGCTCTGGGTGTCTGCCCGGCTCAGGGGTGTCAGCCCGGCTCTGAACATGAGACACACACACGCAGGGAGCACGTTCTCGGTGATAATACTGTTTATTGTCCGCTGGCCGAGCGCTCACGCAGGAATGATACAAAGCATCGGAGACATGCGCAGGCTGCCTGTCCACTGGCCACGGCTCTCGTGTGTTCCCAGCACAGGAAGGTCCTATCCCAGCAAACACACATTGCCCCccaaaagtttcttttttaaaaaaacacacaaagaaatccAACAAAATCCACAAAGCTTTAAATTATGGCAGCAAGTCCGATATTATCATCAAGCAAAGGTTGGAGGAGAACTACCATGTAAACTTTATTTAAATAGCGTGAGTCGCTGCGTGAGAACACGGAGGGAGGAGTATAACATACATGAACAACGCCGAGCGGAGCCTCTGACCCCGTACACGCTGCGAAGTCGGCTGCCCCCAGGCCTTcctttcgtgttttttttttggtgttttcctGCTGGGCACGGCTCACAGGCCAACGGGCATGGATTAAATATGAAGGCCACCCTTTCGATCCTTTCCTTTGTAATAACTTGAAccagagagaagatgggaggCGGAAACAGCAACGATACTCAAAGAGGTCAGGCTGCGACCGAGGGAGCCACCACCCCGGCGAGGGCCACGCCCCGCTCACACGCTGGGCCAAATGCTTCCGAGATGCAGAaacttgggggaaaaaaacaagtgCCGGCCTACCACCTACCGAGGGTCACAGAGACACAGCACAGGAATGGTCTCAGCCGATGTCAGAGACAAACCGAACACGGAGTCAGCAGGAACGGGAGTCAAGGTTACACACGGGAACACCAGGCGGGAAGCAAGCGGGCGGGCGTTCTGGTCTACACTGCGACCACGGGACCGGTCCACCCCGACATCTCACAGACGTCCCCCCTGCACGGCCCGAACGCCCTGGGCGGGGCCGATGCCTGGTCCCCCTAGCCTGTGCCCAAAAGGGAAGTGATCCAAGTCTATGCCGACCAGGCCCCGGGCAGCCACGGGGCCGCGTGCCAGGGGGAGACGGGGTCTGACGGGCACAGAGGCACCGCAGAGCAGAGCGGGCTCGGAGGACGGTGACCGCCCGCGGGCCAGGGACCTGCCTCGGGGTGCGCGCGCGTGCCCCTGTGCTTCTGTGGGTGTATGTTTGCCTCACGAGCAGGATAAACGCAGAACTGGCTGTCTTTACACAACAAGCAGGAGCAGAAGGATTCTTCATTCTGCTGAGCAGGGCCTGCCCGTGGCCACCCCATCGTGCCGGCATCGGAAAGCCATTCTTAGGGAGCACACAGGTCCCCCGGCTCCCTCTGAATGAGGTTCCTGAATGGAGGCATCTTGGGAACGTAAGGACCATCAGCAGAGGGGGGTGCGCTGCACCTCGGTTCGCCTGCGATCTGAGAACTCATCTTAAGACAAATGAGAGCCTCGCAAAGCCGCAACCGGCCCCGGGGGCCCAGGAAGACAGGAGTTTCCCCAGGGACTTCATCAGACACTTAGCTGGCTTCCCCCGCAGAAATCCAGGCACAGCAGCGGCACTGTcattcttggggtggggggggcacatACTAAACCTCCGCAGATGGGGGGCCCAGCGGGACCCAGCTTTCTGTCCCCAGGAAGTAACACAGACAGCACAGCTAGCTCTGGCCATTGGCCCCAAGCAACGCCCCGCAAAGCCAATCCATGCAACTCCCTCTAGACACAGatgccaggaggaggaggaggaggaggaggaggaggaggaggaggaggaggaggctggagggacTTCAGAAGCTCAAGAACAAGCCAAGGGCAGCCACGTGTCCCCCGACCTCTGTCCTCGGGGCAGAGAGTCTCACGCCCCCTAAGGGCTAGAGGAAGAGTGCAGGGGTGATGCCATGACCCTCTTGTCACTCTCACATCGCCCCAGCCGGGGGAGGCCCCTAGAATTCTGTGGGTGCAGAAGAGTAATCAGGGCTCCTTCCAGACCAAGCTGCTCCCCACACAGGAGTCACTGGTGTGGGAGCCCGAGGTCTGCTCggggagcctgggggcgggggactTGCAAGGGGTGGGGATGACACCCCAGGGCCAGAGGTGTGGAAGCTGCGAGAAACGAGGGACATGCCCCTGTCAGGAGGGAGGGACCTGGTAGACCTGCTACACAGTCTTGCTACGACCCTCAAGTTTCTGCAAAACGCACATATCCAGGCTCTGCCCTGAccaggccggggggagggggacccccaGGTGCTGCCCGCTCAGCGTCTGTGACAGCgccaggctgggcctgggagggaagCCGGGTCCCAcccctgccggcagccaggatgGAGGCTGGCCgcacagagcccaggctgggggcgCAGGGGGGGACCCACCTCTCCCTCCAGGACCACAGCTGTACATAAGGGGCTACACGGGGGAGAATGACACTATTTAGACCCACTTGGATGACGGTTTTATTCATGCTATTTCCAGGAAGGGATGTCGGAGCTGGACCAGTCTACGCTCTTGGAGGCTTCTCATTGGCCGAGGGGCCGCGGCCTCTAGGGGTCCTGGATGTCGAGAAACTCCTGCTTGGGGGGCGCCGCCCCGCGGTACCAGGCGCAGGAGCCGTCGTTCCTCTTGATGCAGGCGAAGAACTTGGCCTGGTGCCCGTTGATGCTCTTCTCGGTGACCCAGTCCATCCACAGGCACTCGTCCACGGAGGAGATGTAGCAGGGGATCATGGGGCAGCGCGTGatctgggggggcagggggggaggacTCAGTCGGGACCCGGGCCGCGGGGCGGCTCCAGGACCCAGCAAGGCGCCTGGCGAAGGCGGCCAAGGGcagtttgttgaatgagtgaccgcgggagggcagcagggggctggggctggagtggAGGCGGCTGTCAGCAGCCTTTCCTGAGTGCCAGGCGATCCACACAGCGGCAGGCGGCCGCCCAGGGGGAGATGAAGCCGGTGCAccccccctgcagccccagccactgcAGGCCGCCTCCCTCCACGCTGGGCCGGCTGGTCTACCTTCTCTGAGCCCCGCCCTCCTGGGAGTAGGAGAGCAATAGCAACAAAGGGCAGGCCGGCGTGGCCCAGGGGTTGAGCgctggcctatgaaccaggcggtcacggtttgattcccagtcggggcacaggcccgggttgtggcctcgatgcccagtacggggcgtgcaggaggcagccgatcaatgaatctctctcaccattgatatttctctctccttctccctctccctctcccttcctctctgagatcaataaaaatatattaaaaacaacaacagcagcaacaacaaaggGTCTGAGCTTCCGGAGATGGGCGGGAGGAATGAAAGGGGCGGCACCCCGCTCTCAAGCACAGGGGCTCCGAGGGCATCAGCGCCCAGCACGGGGCTGAGGGAGCCGAGCCCAGCGGGTGAAACCCCCACGGCCTCggggaggaaaaggaggcacGTGGCTTTGACTGTGTGTTGGGCTCAGAGTGCGCCCAGCACACGTGGACTGCGGTCGGAACCCTCACTCCGAAGGAGCgaagggctgggcaggaggccaGCTACCAGGtcgaggaggggcaggagggctaCACGCAGCGCCCGCCCCAGGGCCACTCCCAGCAGCCTCCGCGGGACCGGCTGGTGCTGGGCCCGGCCCCTCCGGACTGCGGCTCACTCACTGGGGTGACTCAGGGGCGCCTGGTGCCCAGGGCGCTTCCTGCGATGGGCTGCGGGGCGGGAGCCCTGACGGTGGCTCACCGTCATGCCACTGCGAGAGCGTCAGTGAcgcgccctggctggtgtggctcaatggatagagcgtcggcctacagactgaagggtcccaggtttgattctggtcaggggcacgtgcccgggctgcttgctcaatccccagtagggggcgtgcaggaggcagctgatccatgattctctctcatcatcgatgtttctctctctctccctctcccttcctctctgaaaccaataaaacatattttttaaaaaatttaaaaggagtGTTAGTGACGCTCTCGCTGTACAGCACAACCTCTGGCCACTTTGTAAGAAGGGGGGCTGGGGTGTCTGGTGCGAAGGACACACAGACCCCACGTTCACAAGGGTCCACGCGTGGAAATGGCTGCAACTCTGGCAAAACTGCAACCCCTGGGGCCTGTCACAGAGCAAGTATTGACACTTTTCTTTGTAGAAAATACTCACGGGACCATATTCTCCCCACAAAACTCCTCCTCCCAGGAGCTACGGTCACATGGCCAGGTGCCCCTTACTCGGCAGAGGTACGTCTCAGGGCTCGGTCCCCACCGACAGCCTCACCCGTGGGGAGGCCACACCTCCCAGAGTCCTGTGCTAAGTCAGGGCCCTGTGCATAGAGAGGCCGGGGAAAGCTAGGGGTGAAACCCTGGCATCCACCTGGAGGCGGTGGCAGAGATGAGTTgaagcctggaggaggcagcggcTTACCTTGCACTCACAGCCCATCTGGTACCTGTGGTTCAGGCTCTTCTTCTGGGTGGTGCTCAGGGTGTCCCAGGGCACAATGAAGTCACAGAGGGTGATGTGCATCTTGCCGCTCCCATCGGCCTttcctggggagagaagggaccACCGAGCTCAGCGCAGGGCACGCCGCCTGCTTCCTCCGCCCACGCCTGCATCCGGGCGGCCCGGGCATGGGGGAGTGTAGGTCTAACAGCACCACGTGTTAAGGGCAGacttgtgccctagccggtttggctcagtggacagagcattgggcTTCAGACttaagggttctgggtttgattccagtcaagggcacgtacctcagttgcaggctcctccctggcccgggccctggtcagggctggtgcaggaggcaaccgatggatgtgtttctcttacatcgatatttctgtctttccctctttcactCCGTCcaataatcaatgggaaaaaacatcctcgggtgagaattaaaagaaaaaaaagcagcagcagcagcagggtgactACTCCAGCACTTATTCTGAACCCTAATAACTAACAAGAGCAGGGTTCAGGCAGCCTTCGACACTTCAAAAAAGGAGAGGTATTTTTTCCGACCTGCATCCCCTCTCTGTGAGCTCAGTGCTTCAAGGAGGGATCGGCACCGGCAGAGGGCATGTGCCTCAGCCCCATCCCTGGATGCTGTGGCCCTCACACCGCACGCACAGGCGCACGCAGCACCTCCCGCCCAGCTGCTCGCTCCTCCGTCACCGGCAGGCTGAGCTCTCCCCCCGGCtcgccccccccatccccccacccccaccccgtgcccgGGCATGGCTACTGCATCCTCGCTTGGCGTCAATGTCCCCTGTTCCTGTCCCTTGCCTTTCTTTTGCATCTTGCTCCCTCACCACGTCGTAAGCATACGCCGAAAGGCTGGGTCTCACATCTCTTAGCCGCAGCGCCCTGCACGCAGCAACTGCTCAATAGAAGTCCCCTGGGGAAGCCGTGGGGGTCCCAGCAATCTGCCGCTTATCTGCTGTTGTGGCGGCTTTCCCCTTCGACCTTTCCACCACTAACTCAAGCCTTAGCGGCAGCAGGCAAAGACTGGCAAGGGTACGAAACGCAAATGGCATCTTTTCAACAGCCCTAGTGGCTGGGCCAGCGGGCGCTTCGGAGATCGTGGGTCCATGGGGCAGCATCTCAGAACGTTAAAAGGAGACCCCTTTCGGAATAGATAATTCAGATCTGattgggcccggctggtgtggctcagtggttgcgtgtcggcctatgacccaggaggtcacagttggattcctggtcaggacacaggcccaggttgcgggctcgatccccagtgtggggcgtgcaggaggcagctgatccatgattctctctcatcattgatgtttctatctctccctctcccttcctctctgaagtcaataaaaatatatttaaaaaaaattaaaaaagactcGCGTGGGCATGCCTGGCTCGAGCATCTGCTACAACAGTCTACGTATGTCTGCCTCAGAGGAAAGCACAGTCTTTCTGGGATAGAAAAACAggaattaattaaaatttgtCGCTGAGGGttgcatgtttatttttccttgtgGGGCTCGAGAGGACTGGGGGAGAAAATTACGGGGCCGAGTCTGAGAACCCCCAAACATGCGTGTCCAACTCCACACGTGAAGGTGAGTCACCGCCCCAAAGGGGGCGGGCTGCCCCGGGCCTTGTGGTCACTCCCAGGGTGGCAGCCAGCGCCCGCGGAGTGGCTCGCTGCGCCCCCGGACTCCAGGAGAGAAAGATTTAGAACCCGTGGTTTCACCCGGGGCTGCCGCTGAGCCCGGGGAGGAGGTCGGGCTGCCGAAGGGCACACAGGTTCCTAGAACAGGGAGGTGTGAGGCCGGCAGCAGCCAGACCGAGTTCCCCACAGCCCTGGGAGCCAAGGGGAAggacccagccctgcctccttcaCAAGTGCCTGGCAGCCCTGCAGTTTGGGCAGACCGCCCCTAGAGGGCGGTGTGTCCCTCGCGGGCTCTCAttctattttgatttttgttaatcctcaccagggatattttcccattaatttttattttttaaatgtctttttaaatatattttattgattttttacagagaggaagggagagagatagagagttagaaacatcgatgagagagaaacatcgatagtgcccgcaaccaaggtacatgcccttgaccggtatcgaacctgggacccttgagtctgcaggctgacgctctatccactgagccaaaccggttagggctatttttaaaatgtttttattgatgttttagagagagaggaagggagaaggagagcgagaaacacagatcagctgcctcctggggatggagcctgcaacccgggcatgtgccctgaccaggaattgaactggcgacgtCTCGTGCATGGGACAGtgtgcaaccaactgagccacactggccagggctccattcgtttttagagacagtggaaggcagggggagtgacagagaggaacatccatgtgagagagtcACGTCGACATTGCCTCCTGCCCGCGCCCCGAGCagggctggagatggagcctgcaccgAGGTCCGTGCCCCCACTTCCCCCTGTGGGTCCTCAGGTGCAGCACAAAGAGGTTTGCTACGCTGGTTTGCTACGGCAAGTCCCCTGCACCGCGGGGGATtctgtctcctttctcttctctccagaTCGCATTTTTCTGATCATAAAAATAATCGCTGTCATAATTTGCAAAACGGAGCCCATCCAGGGAAgtaggaaaaggagacataagcGATGATGAGACTGCCTCTCGCTGTTCCGGGCACAGGCCGAGCGGGCCCCCTGAGGCCACTGGGGACGCCCGCACCTGTGCCGGGTGCCCTAGCagctccccgcctccctgcctctgggGCAGCAGTCGGGTCTCCCGGTGTCTGATCTCTGCATCCTGATTccgtccccacccccctctctccgTTGGATGGCACTTTCCCTGTAAAAATCGCAGGCGCGGGAAGGGAAGCCGGTGGGGCCGCCTTGCAGAGCCGTCTGGCGGTTCCTCGAACGATGAAACATAGTCACCATATGTCTCGCGATTCCACTCCTGGTATCCACCCCAGAGCAATGAAAACACACGTCCACGCAAAAACGCGTGCGAGGCTGTTCTAGCAGCACTTTCACAATAACCCCGAGGTGGGAACAGCCCCCGTGTCCACGGAATGATGAATGGGGAGGCGGGTGGGGTGTATCCATTCAGTGGAGCATTACTGGGCCACAGGAAGGCGTGGAGGGCTGACACCCGCTACCACACGCGTGATGCTGAGAGATAGGAGCCAGACACGAGGGACCACGGGGGACATGGTCCCATAGCACAGAAGTCTGGAGCAGGGAAATCTCACGTCAGAAGCGGCTCAGGGGTTGCtgagagccggggggggggggggggggatggagaagGGGAGTTGGGGAGGTAAGAGCTGGGGTACAACACTTCCGGACTCGGGCGATGGCTGCACAGCCCTGTCAACACCAAAGCCACCGAGTCACACTCTGTCTGTGGGTGAGCCGAACGGTGTGTGAATTATATCGCAATGGAACTGCCAACAGAGAGCGCATGCTCTTAAAGCAGCGAGATGCTCAGAGGGCCCATAAGAGCGGGGAACCTCCCATCGTCCCCGAGGGCAGGAGCCAAAGTCTCAATGTAGCAGCAAAGAAACCAGGGGCGAGGGCTGGGCacgggctggcaggagggggggaCCCCCGGACAGACcacaggcctcctcctcccccgggGACCTGCGCTTAGGAAGGGCGACTACGGTTAGTTACGTTCTGTGGCTTTTACCACAATGCACCACGGAGATGCCGGTGCACCATCCTATCAACAGATTAAAACGAGGTTCCCTCTCGGCCTCGGGCTCCTGTCCCCCGGCCCAGCCTGCGGCGCACGCACCTGCGATGAGATACTCCTTCTTGCCTCCGACGTCCAGCGAGACCCCGCA
The genomic region above belongs to Myotis daubentonii chromosome 16, mMyoDau2.1, whole genome shotgun sequence and contains:
- the TIMP2 gene encoding metalloproteinase inhibitor 2 → MGAAARSLPLALGLLLVGTLLRRADACSCSPVHPQQAFCNADVVIRAKVVSEKEVGSGNDVYGNPIKRIQYEIKQIKMFKGPDRDIEFIYTAPSSAICGVSLDVGGKKEYLIAGKADGSGKMHITLCDFIVPWDTLSTTQKKSLNHRYQMGCECKITRCPMIPCYISSVDECLWMDWVTEKSINGHQAKFFACIKRNDGSCAWYRGAAPPKQEFLDIQDP